The genomic region GCAGTCAGAAGAAGGTAAAGTTGAAATTATTCTAGAGGGCGAAATTGTCACTCAGGCTATTCGAACTGAAGAAGTAGGAAATTGCGCGTCTAAATTGGCGGCCATTCCGGAAGTTCGTGAAGGCTTGTTGTTGCGTCAGCGCGCTTTTTCGCAGGCGCCTGGTTTGGTAGCGGATGGTCGTGATATGGGGACCGTGGTGTTTCCTTCGGCGCAGATTAAAATATTTTTAACGGCGTCGGCTGAAGAGCGTGCTAAGCGTCGTTCGCAGCAATTGCAGCAAAAAGGTGAAGCTGTTAATCTAGCAGAACTTGTAAAAACGATTAAGGAGCGAGACGAGCGTGATGCTAATAGAGCCATTGCTCCTCTTGTGCCTGCAGCAGGCGCGTTAGTTATAGATAGTACAGATTTGACGATAGAACAGGTTGTCGAGATGATTTTTGCTGAAACGGCAAAAGCTGGTCTTGTATAATCTGTTCTTTTTTGCGTCTACTTTTTTACATCTAGAATGTGCTAGAATAGATCAAATGTTATTCAAGTCGATAAAGGTGCCAGCAAGCTTTTATCGCATCATCCAAAAAAATTGACCCACATTTGCTGGCAATGTGGATATGGCCTAGTTCTTTATATGGGCCGACTATATAGGAAATACAATGACTCAAAGCTTCGCAGAACTGTTTGAAGAAAGCCTTTTAACCGTCGAAATGGCGCCAGGCTCAATTGTTACTGGTATCGTTGTTGATATTGACAGCGAGTGGGTAACTGTTCATGCAGGTCTTAAATCTGAAGGCGTAATTCCTCGTTCTCAGTTCCTAACGGATAGTGGTGAGTTTAACTTAAACATCGGTGACGAAGTTAAAGTTGCTCTTGATGCTGTTGAAGATGGTTTCGGTGAGACTAAATTGTCTCGTGAAAAAGCTAAACGTGCAGAAACTTGGTCTGTTCTTGAAAAAGCTTACGAAGAAAACGCCATTGTTCACGGTGTTATCAATGGTAAAGTCAAAGGTGGCTTCACAGTTGATATCGCTAATATCCGTGCTTTCTTGCCAGGCTCTTTAGTAGATGTTCGCCCAATTCGCGATACATCTCATTTGGAAGGTGTGGATCTAGAGTTCAAACTTATCAAGCTTGATCAAAAACGTAACAACGTTGTTGTTTCTCGTCGTGCCGTTATGGAAGCGACTAACAGCGCTGAACGCGAAACATTGCTTGCTTCTCTTGAAGAGGGTCAAGAAGTTAAAGGTATCGTTAAGAACCTTACTGACTACGGTGCTTTCGTTGATCTTGGTGGTGTTGATGGTCTTCTACACATCACTGACATGGCTTGGAAACGCATTAAGCACCCAAGCGAAATCATTGCTGTTGGCGATGAAATCGATGTTAAAGTTCTTAAATTCGACCGCGAGCGTAACCGTGTGTCTCTAGGTCTTAAGCAGTTGGGTGAAGATCCATGGGTTGCTATCAAAGCCCGTTACCCAGAAAACACTAAGGTAACTGCTAAAGTTACTAACTTGACTGATTACGGTTGCTTCGCTGAACTTGAAGAAGGCGTAGAAGGTCTAGTGCACGTTTCAGAAATGGATTGGACTAACAAAAACATTCACCCATCTAAAGTTGTTCAGATTGGTGATGAAGTTGAAGTTATGGTTCTTGATATTGACGAAGAGCGTCGTCGTATTTCTTTGGGTATCAAGCAGTGCACAATGAACCCATGGGAAGAATTCGCTACATCTTTCAATAAAGGCGACAAAATCTCTGGCGCAATCAAGTCTATCACTGACTTTGGTGTGTTCATTGGTCTTGACGGCGGTATTGACGGTCTTGTTCACCTATCTGACCTATCTTGGGACGAAACTGGTGAAGATGCAGTACGTCAATACAAGAAAGGCGATATGCTAGAAACAGTTGTATTGTCTATCGATGCTGAGCGTGAGCGTATTTCTCTAGGTGTTAAACAACTAGAAGAAGATCCGTTCCTAGCTTTCGTTGCTGAAAATGACAAAGGCACTATCGTTAACGGTACTGTCTCTGAAGTTGATGCGAAAGGTGCTGTAGTTGTTCTTGCTGAAGGCGTTGAAGCTACTTTGAAAGTATCTGAAATCAGCCGCGAGCGTATCGAAGATGCAACTACTGCATTGAAAGAAGGTGATAAAGTAGAAGCTGCGATCATTAACGTTGATCGTAAAGCACGTACTATCACTCTTTCTATCAAGCAGAAAGATGCTACTGAAGAGAAAGCTGCGTTGAAATCTCATTCTGAGAAGCAACAAGCAGAAACTAATGGTCCAACCACTATCGGTGATTTGATCAAAGCACAACTAGAAAACCAAAACTAAGTTTGGATTAATAGTTGTCATAAAAAGCGGACTTAGGTCCGCTTTTTTTTGGTCTTATTTTCTTGAATTTATTGACAGAAAAACTATACACAGAACATGTGGATAACCATGGGTATAGACTTGGTGTATGTTTTTTATCGCAGAGAGTTAAGCAGTTTTTCGGTGTCTTCTTCGTTCCAATTCTCTTTCTCTAGCAGCTCTTTGAGCGCTTTACTTTGCTGGGCGTTATGGAGGTTTTTTTGGAATTTGGCGTAATGGAAGTCTTTTATTAGACGTTCGTCGTGTTTTGAGCGATAAAGTGCTTGGTTTTGAGTGTTTTCTGTTCTCTCTTGGTTGAGTGAGTCAATTTTTTTGTAAGTATTTAAAAACTGCTTTTTATTCATCTCCCACTCTCTTATTTGCTTTCGATCCGAAGTATTTCAAAGTGATCGTTTCTTGCACACCACTTTATATTGATGTCCCAAAGCGTGATTCCATGCTCTCGATCAAGCTGTTCTGATAAATAGGAAGGTCTGGGGTCTTGTCCAACAACTTGTTTAATTAAAGTTGTTATTTCTCTTTTGTGCAAATTTTCGTAGTTTTCGCATTGAGACTTTGCCAGTTCTGAAAACAATACGGGCTTTATTTGCGCTTCTGCAGATGTTGGCGCAAATCCTCCTTTTGCTTCCGTGATGCTGTCTGCATAAGGTAGGTAAGGTTTTATATCAAGAACGGGGGTACCATCTAGCAAATCTGCGCCATGTAAATCAATGAATGTTTTTTTGTCTTCTTGGTAGATGCGTCCAATCTTCACTACTGACAGTCCTATCGGATTAGGCCTATGAGTTGAACGTGTGGCAAATACGCCTACTTTTTCTTTTCCACCTAGGCGTGGTGGTCGTATTTTTGCTTTCCAGTTCTCAGACATGCAAGCGTGAAAAACAAACTGGATCCAGATATGAGAGAAACCATCAAGTCCATCGAGAATATCTAGTCTGCTATAAGGAGGGATGAGCTCTAGGCGTGCAGTGGCTTCTGTGACCAGTCCTGGTTGTCGTGGTATGCCGAATTTTTCCTTGTAACACGAATGCACTATGCCGATGGTGTTAAGCGTAAAAGAATTGAGTGGCGACAATGTAAGATCCTTTCGTGACAATCTGAGCTAAATGAATAAAAATATTGTGATAGTATACTGTCTTGATGAAATAGGTCGCGGTTTATTTGACGATCTATTATTTGTTCTTCTTTACTTTTATTAGAGATTAAAAATGTCTTTAGAATCTTATATGAATCAAATTGGTCAGCAAGCTAGGGCGGCTTCTCGTCTTCTTGCGAAAGCATCTACGAAGCAAAAAAATATGGCACTGTTTGCTATGGCAGACGCTTTGGAAAATGCTCGACCTCGATTGATATCTGAAAACGCTAAGGATATGGAAAATGGCCGAGTTAAAGGCTTGGATTCAGCTTTACTAGATCGTTTGTTGCTTGATGATGCCCGAATTGACGGCATGATTGAGGGTTTAAAGCAGGTGGCGTCTTTGCCTGATCCAATCGGTGAAATATCAGATATGGTGTATTTGCCGTCAGGTATTCAGCGAGGCCAGATGCGCGTGCCTTTAGGGGTGATTGGCATTATTTATGAGTCTCGTCCAAATGTGACCATCGATGCGGCAAGTCTCTGTTTGAAATCTGGTAACGCCACTATTTTACGTGGCGGCTCAGAGGCATTTTATTCCAATCAAGCTATTGCTGAGGCTGTAACGGCAGGTGTCATCGCTGCTGGTTTGCCAGAGCATGCAGTGCAAGTTCTTAATACGACAGATCGTGAAGCGGTTGGCATGTTAATTTCTATGCCTGAGTTCGTTGATGTTATTGTCCCTCGTGGTGGCAAAGGTTTGATTGAGCGCATTAGTCAGGATGCGCGGGTTCCTGTAATCAAACACCTTGATGGTAATTGTCATGTCTATATTGATAGTGAGGCGGATCTTGAAAAGGCTTATGCTATTGCCATGAACGCTAAAACCCGCCGCTACGGTGTGTGTAATGCAATGGAGTCATTGCTGGTTCATTCTGCAATTGCTGGGGATATTTTGCCTAAGTTAGTGGCTGCTCTGCAGGAAAAAGGTGTGTCTCTGGTAGGTTGTGAGCAAGCTCGTGCTATTAGCTCTGTCATTGAAGCTGCATCAGAAGAAGATTGGTATACAGAGTATTTGGCCCCTAAGTTATCTATTAAGATTGTGTCTGATATGGATGAGGCGATTGCACACATCAATAAATATGGTTCTCATCATACGGACGCAATTGTTTCGCAGAACTATACAAAAACACGAGCGTTCATGACGGAAGTGGATTCTTCGTCAGTGATGGTGAATGCTTCAACATCTTTTGCTGATGGTTTTGAATATGGTTTTGGAGCTGAAATTGGTATTTCTACTGACAAAATTCATGCTCGTGGTCCTGTAGGATTGTTGGGGTTGACCAGTCAGAAGTATGTCGTACTTGGCGATGGTCATACTCGTGACAATTAGAGTTAAGGATAATGTAAAGACTTCTGGGTTGGCTATTATGGGTGGGACATTTGATCCTGTTCATAATGGCCACTTAAGAACAGCGGTTGAGATTTTAGATCGCTACCACTACTCCGCTTTGAGGTTAATACCTTGTTTTCAGCCTGTGCATAAAGATCGACCAAGTGTCTTGCCTCAGCAACGACTTGAAATGGCTAAGCTTGCAGTATCTGGTGATGCTCGATTGAGTGTCGATTCTCGTGAGATTGATAGGGAAGGTCCAAGTTATAGTATCGATACGTTGCGAGATCTTCGGAGCGAAATAGGTCCAGATGAATCACTCATTATGGTGCTAGGAATGGACAGCTTTTTATCCCTTCCAACTTGGCATAATTGGCAGCAGATAATCCAGTACGCTCACTTGTTGGTTGTGTCGCGACCTGGTTGGGAGCCTGACTTGATCTCTGAATTGAGCGGTTTTTGCGAAAACTATCGTGCCGCATCGTCGCATGAGTTACAATGCGCGCCCTCAGGGCGGGTCTGGTTCGAGACTCTCACTCCTTTGGGGATATCCTCTAGCATGATTAGGGCGTTGGCTCGTAAAAACGAGTCTATTGCTTATTTGTTGCCAGAACCAGTCCAAAACTATATAGAACAACATCAATTATATCGATAGGGTAACGTAATTATATGAGTCAGCTTAACCTCACAGCAGATCAAATTTTGGCTTTTGCTGTTGAAGCATTGGAAGATGTGAAAGGTGATAAGATCACAGTATTGAATGTAGGAAATCATACAGACATGATGGATTACATGGTGATCTGTACCGGTACTTCAAAGCGTCATGTTAATGCTTTGGGTCAAAATGTATTTGAACATTTAAAAGGTCAAGGTCTTCAGCCATTGGGTTCAGAAGGTCGTGGTATGGGGAGTGATTGGGTGTTGGTTGATTTACATGATGTTGTTGTGCATGTAATGACAGAAGAAGCTCGAGCTTTTTATGATCTTGAGAAGTTGTGGGATATTAAGCCAGAACAAATGTAAGGCTCTTTTAAATGCGTGTTCGTTTGATTGCTGTTGGTAATAAAATGCCAAAGTGGGTGACTGAGGGTTACGATGAGTATGCTAAACGCTTGCCAAAAGATTTTGCATTAGAGCTTGTCGAAATTCCAATGTCTCCTCGTGGAAAAAACACTGATATACCAAAAGCTATTCGTAAGGAAGGAGATAGTATGCTCGAAGCTATACCTTCTGGAGATAAAGTAATTGCAATGGAAGTTCTTGGTAAAGAGTGGTCTACCGATCAGTTGGCAGATCAGACCGAGCAGTGGCGAATGGATGGCTATAATGTGAGCTTGTTGGTGGGAGGTCCTGATGGTCTTGATCCAAGGTGTACCGCTCGAGCGGATCAAACTTGGTCTTTATCTCGTCTGACATTACCGCATCCTATGGTGAGAGTTATTTTGGCTGAGCAAATTTATCGTGCTTGGACGCTCATGAACAATCATCCGTATCATAGATAAGGTGATGAAGTGAGCCGTCGACATCAAAACTTCCGCAATTATCGTCAAGAACAGCGACTGACACAGCAGCGTGTTTTTGCTGCCGCTATTTTTGTTTTGCTGATGGCTATTGTGTTGATGGCTCGACTGTTTTATTTGCAGGTTATTGAGCATGAGTTATATCAAACCAAGGCAAATGATAACCGTGTTATGCTGGTTACAGAACCGCCGCCTAGAGGTTTGATATACGATCGTAACGGATTGGTGTTGGCTGATAATCGTCCTATTCACAGTTTAACTGTGATACCTGAACGGGTAGAAAGTTTTCCGAAGTTAAAGCAAATGCTTTCCGGCATTATCGATATTAGTGATGATGAGTGGGAAGATTTTGATGAAAGACGAAAAGAGTATCGCCGCCCTTATCAATCCCTTACTTTAAAATCTCAATTGACCGATGAAGAGTGGGCCAAGGTCTCTGTCGATTTGTATAAACTCGACGGTGTTCAGGTAGAAGCGCAATTAACGCGCTATTACCCTTATGGTGAGGCATTTGCTCATGCCATTGGTTATGTTGGCCGGATTACCTCAAAAGACTTAGAAACAGTCGATAAGTTGGCTTATCAAGGCGCTTTATTTATCGGTAAGACAGGTGTAGAAGGCTATTACGAAAAAACCTTATTTGGAGAAGCTGGTCTTAGCAAGGTTGAGGTGAATGCTCGTGGACGCATTATGTCGGAACTTGAGCGACAAAATCCAACGCCGGGTAAAGATCTCCACTTATATTTAGACGCCAGACTACAGCAATATGCCTACGATCTTTTGGGTGATTATACTGGCGCGGTTGTCGCAATTGATCCCACAACAGGTGGGATTCTCGCCCTGGTTTCTAAGCCTGGTTATGATCCTAACCTGTTTGTGCGCGGGATTTCTATTGATGATTATGCCAAATTACGCCAATCCAAAAAACTCCCTCTTTTTAACCGTGCTTTGCGTGGAGGTTATCCTCCAGCGTCAACGATTAAGCCTTTTATGGGGCTTGCTGGTTTAGAGTATGGGTTTTCGTCATGGACTGAACGGTATTTTGCGAAAGGCTATTATCAAATAAATCCAGACGGGCGTCGCTACCGAGACTGGAAACGGACAGGGCATGGTTGGATTAATTTAGAGCGTTCTATTATTGAGTCTGTTGATACCTATTATTATCAACTGGCTAATAAAATGGGAATTACTCCTATCCATAATTTTTTGACGCGTTTTGGGTTTGGTCAGACAACCTTGCTCGATTTGAATGGTGAGAGTCATGGCTTGTTGCCTTCTAATGAATGGAAAAAAGCCAAATACAAGGAGCCATGGTACCCTGGCGATTCAGTCAATGTAGGTATCGGGCAGGGCTTTATGGTGGCGACACCTCTGCAAATAGCTTCGGCTACCTCTGCTTTAGCCAGTAAAGGGCATTATTTTTACCCTCGTATGACGCAACTTGTGGGAGACAAAATCATTGAATTTCCAGATGGTCTTGGGGATGAGCACGATATTGTTTTGAAGGATCAGCGTAATTGGGGACGTATGATTGATGCTATGCGTAAAGTAATAACCGACTCGCATGGTACCGCAAGGCGTTTGCAAGGAACGGATTATGAAATCGCAGGGAAAACAGGGACCGGGCAAGTATTTAGTCTGCAAGAAGACCAAGAATACGATGCAGATTCCCTTGAAAAACGTTTGCATGACCATGCGTTATTTATAGGCTTTGCACCTGCTGGAAATCCGAAGATTTCAGTGTTTGCCATTTTTGAAAACGGTGGTAGTAGTTCGAAACCCGCGGATTTAACGAAAGCATTATTTGACGCTTATTTGCATGATGATTATCCGGCGCGTTATGACTATTTGAAAGGTGATAAAAATGACTGATAGCTTTTATCGCAGAGCGCTGTCTTTTACCAATGCTCGTTTGTGGAAACTGGTTCACGTTGATGTTTTGTTGATGGGGGCTTTGTTGTTACTGATCTGTGGAGGGCTTTTTATTCTGTACTCAGCCTCAGGGCAGAATGTAGCCATGGTCGAGCGGCAGGTATTTCGATTGGTTATAGGCTTGATGATTTGTGTAGCTTTAGCTCAATTACCCCCGAAATATATGCGACGAGCTTCACCTGCGTTGTTTATTTTTATTTCCGTTTTGCTGGTCTGCGTACTGTTGTTTGGTGTTGGAGCTAAAGGGGCACAGCGTTGGTTGGCTCTGCCAGGAGGTTTGCGCTTTCAGCCTTCAGAAATAATGAAAATTGTTATGCCCATGATGATTGCTTGGTATTTTTCCGATAAACAGTTACCTCCCAATTTTAAGCAAATATTGGCTGTTCTTGGATTAATTGTTTTACCTGTTTTGATGATTGCCAAGCAACCTGATTTGGGAACAGCTCTACTAGTTGCAGTATCGGGTGTTTTTGTTTTATTTCTTGCAGGGTTGGGATGGCGCTACATATTGGGCGCGACAGCATTAGCTCCTGCCGCTGCTTACACATTATGGCAATTTATGCATGATTATCAACGCCAACGAGTACTGACTTTTTTAAACCCTGAGAGCGATCCGCTTGGGTCTGGCTGGAATATCATTCAATCTAAAACGGCAATCGGTTCAGGTGGACTTTATGGAAAAGGTTTTTTACAGGGGACGCAGGCTCAGCTAGATTTTCTTCCTGAAAGCCATACTGACTTTATTATTGCGGTTCTTGCTGAGGAATTTGGCATGCTGGGCTGCGGTGTACTGATTTTAGCTTATTTTCTTGTGATTGCCCGGGGCCTATACATAGCGGCGTATGCAGAAGATAACTATGCGCGATTATTAGCGGGTAGTTTAACACTGACTTTTTTTGTGTACATGTTTGTAAATATTGGGATGGTGTCAGGTATTCTTCCTGTGGTTGGGGTACCCTTACCACTTGTCAGTTATGGTGGCACCTCTATTATTACCATCATGGCGACATTTGGGATTTTAATGTCAATACAAACACATAAAAGAGCAAGATGATGATTAAGCAAGCTACTTTGTTGTTTCTAGCGCTTGGTCTAACTGCGTGTAGTGGTATGGATCATTCTACATTACCTTCAAATTCGGGAGTCAGTGAGTCTCTACTTGAAGATATGCCCAAAGAATGGGCAGATTCCTATGCTGGGAATCCAGAGGTTCAAGTATTTATTAATAAGCTGGTTAGAGAGCATGCTTATGACAAAGGGCGCCTCGAGTTGGCTTTTTCTCATATAAAAGTGCGTCCTAAAGTGATTGAAAAATCAGATAACCAGCCTGAAGTCATTACGCCTTATTATGAGTATAAAACCCGTTTTGTGAATGAAGAAAGGGCAAAGCACGGTCGAGAGTTTGCAAAACGCAATGCAAAGTGGCTGCGAAAAGCAGAGCAAGAGTTTGGCGTAGAGCCTAATATCATAGTGGCTCTGATAGGTGTTGAAACCTATTACGGCCGTATTACTGGGTCAAAAGACGTTTTTACCTCCCTTACCACATTAGCATTTGATTACCCACGAAGAAAAGAATACTTCCAAAGCGAGTTAGAAGCCTATTTATTGCTTGCTCGCAAAGAAGGTTGGAACATTGGCGACACAAAAGGGTCATATAGTGGGGCGATGGGGATGGTGCAGTTTATGCCCAGCAACTATCAAAAATTGGCAATAGATTATGACAAAAACGGACATATCGATTTGTGGGGATCTGAGCCTGATGCGATTGGCAGTGTTGCAAATTACCTTAAGCATCATGGTTGGCAGCCTCGACAACCTTGGTTTGTAATGGCTTATGTTACCGATCCAGATTCAATGGTGGATTTCATCAACCGTGGCAGGGTGGCAAGTACGGAAATGACCGAATGGTCTGCGCTAAATGTACTTCCAACACAGCCATTTATACCTCAGAAAACAGGCTTGATAGGCTTACGAACAAGTCCGGAAGAGGTTTCTTATTGGCTCGCGTATGAAAACTTTTTCACCATTATGGATTACAACCCAAGTAGGCGATATGCCATGTCTGTATTGGAGCTCGCTGAGAGTATAGGAACCTATGAAAGTAATTAACATGCTGTTTGTTGCTGGCCTGAGTTTGCTGGTATTGAATGGGTGTATGAGTACGCGTCATGTTTTAGGAAAAGATGATGTGGATTATGAAAAAGCATCGGGTGGCGGTCGCTATTCTATTTTACAAGATCATGCACCTACTGGTGATATCAAGGTAGATCACCTTCCGGATCTTGTTCCGAAATGGGAGCCTAAAAGTCGTGGTGGTAACAAAAGTCCTTACGAAGTGTGGGGAAAAAAATATTGGGTAATGGATTCAGCACAAGGTTACGAGGCAGAGGGAACTGCGTCTTGGTATGGTAAAAAATTTCATGGGCATAAGACCTCAAATGGGGAAACATATGACATGTACAGTTTTTCTGCTGCTCATAAATCGCTGCCGTTACCTACCTATCTGAAAGTGACGAACCTTGATAATCAGCGTGCTGTTATTGTTAGAGTGAATGATAGAGGGCCGTTTCATGGTGATCGTTTAATCGATCTTTCCTACGCGGCTGCCGCACGACTTGATTATCATAAAAAAGGATTGGCGCGGGTTCGAATTGAGGCAATTACCCCTGCCCAAGGGCAGTCGTATAATCCACCTAAAGTCGCAGTTAAAAAGACGGTGAATCCGCCTGAAGCCTTACCTGATAAGGCATCGCCTATTTCCACTATAGAAACAAAAAGTGTTCCATCAGAGTTGGTTTTTTCTCATCTGCAAATTGGAGCTTTTAGCTCTGAGGAATCTGCAGACAAGCTTAAACAACGTCTTTTTGAGGCATATGATACGACGGTAAACGTTGTTATTAATAAACAAGATGATGGTCTATTTAAAGTTTTGGTTGGTCCTTTTGCTGATGCAGGGGAATTGGCTCAATGGCAGCAAAGGTTACAACAAGAAGGTTTCGGCAGCCCTGTGAGAGTTGCTTTAGTACCCTAGGTACGATTTGTTTGGGCTAGAGATTCTTAAAGGGCTCTAGTATCATTTGTTAACATTTTTTTAGAAGACGATATTTTTGAGTATGAAAAAACTCCTAGTTACTTTATCAGTTGTATTTTGTTTCGTGAGCAGCTCCGTTTTTGCTGCTCCTTCATTAATCCCAACGCCGCCACAATTGTCAGCGAGTAGTTACATTCTTATGGATGCATATACTGGCGATATTTTGGTTGAGCATAATGCTGATCAGGCTTTGCCTCCGGCAAGCCTAACGAAATTAATGACGGCTTATATTGTTGAATATGAGTTGGCTCGCGGAAATTTATCAATGGATGATATGGTTAATGTGAGCGAAAAAGCATGGAGAATGGAAGGTTCTCGTATGTTTATTCGAGAAGGAACACAAGTTAAGTTAGAAGACCTAATGCGCGGTATTATTATTCAATCTGGTAATGATGCAAGTGTTGCCGCCGCAGAGCATATTGCTGGCAGTGAGTCTGCTTTTGCTGACTTGATGAATCAACATGCTCAACTTCTTGGAATGAAAAATTCGCATTTCGTGAATGCAACCGGTTTTCCAGCAGAGGATCATTATTCTAGCGCCCACGATATAGCAAAATTGGCACGTGCGACTATTATACAGTTCCCAGAAAACTACAGTATGTATGCGGAAAAAGAGTTTACCTACAACAATATCCGTCAGCCAAACCGTAATAAATTGTTGTGGCGCGATAAAACGGTTGATGGTATGAAAACTGGTCACACTGAGGCCGCTGGCTTCTGTTTGGCTGCTTCTGCTGTTCGCAATGGTACCCGCTTAATTACGGTTGTTATGGGAACGAAATCAGATAATGCCCGTGCCGTTGAATCTCAAAAATTGTTGGATTACGGTTTCAGATACTATGAAACACGTAAGCTATATAGCCGTGGTCAGGTGGTGAATAATGCTCGTGTTTGGGGTGGTAGCCAGCCTAACGTAAAAGTAGGTTTTGCCGAAGATGTTTTGGTTACTATGCCTCGTCAACAAGGTGCGTCTATTCCAGCTACACTTGATATGCAGAAAGAAATTATGGCACCAATTGCTGTAGGCGATGTATTGGGTAAAATTGTGGTTGGCACTGAGGGTAATGTCTTAATAGAGCGCTCAGTAGTTGCACTAGAGGCAGTAGAAGAAGGTGGTTTCTTCAAGCGAATGTTTGATAAAATTAAACTCTTCTTTATGAACTTGTTTTAAGCGCTAATAGCGAGTGGTAGATTAAATTAATGGCACTAATTACAAAAAACGGTGATCAAGCTGAGAATGCAGTCGATGCACCTAAAATAGAGTTTCCTTGTGACAACTACGTTATCAAAGTGGTTTCACTCGACGTCGAGGGTATTCATACCGAGATAACAGAGCGATTGCTGGTTCATGCTCCAGAGATGGATGTCGCAGCAGAGAATATTAACCGCTCTAGTAAAGGGCGCTTTATTAGTTTTAGTTTTCGTATTGTGGCTCAAAGTGAAGATCAGCTATCGGCTTTACACCGTGACTTAATGTCGATTGAAGCCGTTAAGATGGTCATGTAAATGCAGCTAGACTTAATTTGCCGTGATTTGGGTGTGGTTGACTACGCTGAAACATGGGAGCGGATGAAGCAATTTACTCAAACTCGTTCAAAAGACGATGCTGATGAGATTTGGTTGTTAGAACACCCTTCCTTATTTACGCAAGGTCAAGCGGGTAAAGAAGAGCATCTTTTAGCTCCAGGCGATATTCCTGTTATTCAGGTCGACCGTGGTGGTCAGGTCACGTATCATGGGCCGGGGCAACTTGTTGCTTATGTAATGGTTGATTTAAAGCGTCTCGGAATAGGCGTTCGTGATTTGGTTAGTGTGCTAGAAAATTCAGTTGTTGGTGCTCTTGCGTCGAGCTCAATTGAAGCATATCCAAAGCCTGATGCGCCTGGTGTCTACGTGAATGAGCAAAAAATTGCATCACTGGGATTGCGTGTGCGTAGGGGCTGTTCATTTCATGGGCTTGCCTTAAACGTTGATATGGACCTCACCCCATTTAATCGTATTAACCCATGTGGCTATCAAGGCTTACAAATGGTTGATATGAAACGTCTTAATGAAGACGTTACTTTATCGAATGTAAAGGTTCAGTTGGCGAATCAGCTGGCTGAGCAGCTCGGATACAGTTATCCAGCTATCCAACAAGGGTGGAAATAGAATGACAGCAGAACGCAAACGCGTTGTTCAAGGGGAAAAGCTACGCGGTGCCGATAAAATGGCGCGTATTCCCGTTAAAATAGTTCCTACTGAAGAGATTCCGCGTAAGCCTGATTGGCTT from Marinomonas rhizomae harbors:
- a CDS encoding glutamate-5-semialdehyde dehydrogenase, with protein sequence MSLESYMNQIGQQARAASRLLAKASTKQKNMALFAMADALENARPRLISENAKDMENGRVKGLDSALLDRLLLDDARIDGMIEGLKQVASLPDPIGEISDMVYLPSGIQRGQMRVPLGVIGIIYESRPNVTIDAASLCLKSGNATILRGGSEAFYSNQAIAEAVTAGVIAAGLPEHAVQVLNTTDREAVGMLISMPEFVDVIVPRGGKGLIERISQDARVPVIKHLDGNCHVYIDSEADLEKAYAIAMNAKTRRYGVCNAMESLLVHSAIAGDILPKLVAALQEKGVSLVGCEQARAISSVIEAASEEDWYTEYLAPKLSIKIVSDMDEAIAHINKYGSHHTDAIVSQNYTKTRAFMTEVDSSSVMVNASTSFADGFEYGFGAEIGISTDKIHARGPVGLLGLTSQKYVVLGDGHTRDN
- the nadD gene encoding nicotinate-nucleotide adenylyltransferase, producing the protein MTIRVKDNVKTSGLAIMGGTFDPVHNGHLRTAVEILDRYHYSALRLIPCFQPVHKDRPSVLPQQRLEMAKLAVSGDARLSVDSREIDREGPSYSIDTLRDLRSEIGPDESLIMVLGMDSFLSLPTWHNWQQIIQYAHLLVVSRPGWEPDLISELSGFCENYRAASSHELQCAPSGRVWFETLTPLGISSSMIRALARKNESIAYLLPEPVQNYIEQHQLYR
- the tsaA gene encoding tRNA (N6-threonylcarbamoyladenosine(37)-N6)-methyltransferase TrmO, which codes for MSPLNSFTLNTIGIVHSCYKEKFGIPRQPGLVTEATARLELIPPYSRLDILDGLDGFSHIWIQFVFHACMSENWKAKIRPPRLGGKEKVGVFATRSTHRPNPIGLSVVKIGRIYQEDKKTFIDLHGADLLDGTPVLDIKPYLPYADSITEAKGGFAPTSAEAQIKPVLFSELAKSQCENYENLHKREITTLIKQVVGQDPRPSYLSEQLDREHGITLWDINIKWCARNDHFEILRIESK
- the rlmH gene encoding 23S rRNA (pseudouridine(1915)-N(3))-methyltransferase RlmH, translating into MRVRLIAVGNKMPKWVTEGYDEYAKRLPKDFALELVEIPMSPRGKNTDIPKAIRKEGDSMLEAIPSGDKVIAMEVLGKEWSTDQLADQTEQWRMDGYNVSLLVGGPDGLDPRCTARADQTWSLSRLTLPHPMVRVILAEQIYRAWTLMNNHPYHR
- the rsfS gene encoding ribosome silencing factor, producing the protein MSQLNLTADQILAFAVEALEDVKGDKITVLNVGNHTDMMDYMVICTGTSKRHVNALGQNVFEHLKGQGLQPLGSEGRGMGSDWVLVDLHDVVVHVMTEEARAFYDLEKLWDIKPEQM
- the cmk gene encoding (d)CMP kinase, coding for MINQGPVITIDGPSGAGKGTVSQLIAEKLGWHILDSGALYRLLALAVSHHGMSSDDVETLKVLAEHLDIQFVQSEEGKVEIILEGEIVTQAIRTEEVGNCASKLAAIPEVREGLLLRQRAFSQAPGLVADGRDMGTVVFPSAQIKIFLTASAEERAKRRSQQLQQKGEAVNLAELVKTIKERDERDANRAIAPLVPAAGALVIDSTDLTIEQVVEMIFAETAKAGLV
- the rpsA gene encoding 30S ribosomal protein S1, with translation MTQSFAELFEESLLTVEMAPGSIVTGIVVDIDSEWVTVHAGLKSEGVIPRSQFLTDSGEFNLNIGDEVKVALDAVEDGFGETKLSREKAKRAETWSVLEKAYEENAIVHGVINGKVKGGFTVDIANIRAFLPGSLVDVRPIRDTSHLEGVDLEFKLIKLDQKRNNVVVSRRAVMEATNSAERETLLASLEEGQEVKGIVKNLTDYGAFVDLGGVDGLLHITDMAWKRIKHPSEIIAVGDEIDVKVLKFDRERNRVSLGLKQLGEDPWVAIKARYPENTKVTAKVTNLTDYGCFAELEEGVEGLVHVSEMDWTNKNIHPSKVVQIGDEVEVMVLDIDEERRRISLGIKQCTMNPWEEFATSFNKGDKISGAIKSITDFGVFIGLDGGIDGLVHLSDLSWDETGEDAVRQYKKGDMLETVVLSIDAERERISLGVKQLEEDPFLAFVAENDKGTIVNGTVSEVDAKGAVVVLAEGVEATLKVSEISRERIEDATTALKEGDKVEAAIINVDRKARTITLSIKQKDATEEKAALKSHSEKQQAETNGPTTIGDLIKAQLENQN